A window of the Brassica napus cultivar Da-Ae chromosome C5, Da-Ae, whole genome shotgun sequence genome harbors these coding sequences:
- the LOC125587102 gene encoding uncharacterized protein LOC125587102, with amino-acid sequence MAYEFPQRILEEGSETQIDKINNTCRLTILEEVKGVLNIEYDEVLKDPVFGPLLAIIENKLIYSGKIIHSFICKQLKVSKLHELWFLFAKRPLRFSAQEFHAVTGLKFKDEPDINFNDWKDDKGFWSNVLRKNRKVNLFMIRTKLLHECNKWTYVDRVRLVYLCVIHGFLIAKDSRVFIPHEYIRLVMDFEKMRMYLWGLHAYDELLASTLKARRDLHLKNSYVLDGFSYAFQIWVMEAIPDIGSMVGKKIKKNMTKVRCRNWKGSGKVSYADISSLESHFNKGELFPFISTTGNNDVVVSTEFYREDEKKDERDWTEFVWEVEALPPTLELSDSEKDGENVEVEDVTDTHVEEPAVVARRGKRKLNDPGAEARKKELLCQRAGEHNTGISSGMMTFIEGLFTSAFNSFKEVVQNDIQERFENVQKEMAELKQAVSQIPGPLVTLGKDSASKIPCPSATMGKSSQSLCPAATKEKGKGKVEESVVSPTVRRSPRQGRKEIETETDDMMDFLKNFSQSSTHGELSSKKEEMSTQEYLQDAMGNLSQPGDWRTPTLKDMELPEDRVNDDDYSLVFVPEDSWAKLIHWCSTTKQYLKIGPSMYTTKLAERVMGPAVWLQNQNSYIEFKKDRKKFRVEGLLHQYGIGELPSHGRTRSVWDLDVNCMYVPLLVHGNHWISMCVNFVTRSIEVFDCAGLKHNKDLEPFAHLIPRIVKAVQSSEKRGFTVKPYDVTYAPMPFFLNKTSSDCGVYALKHIEAQLLGMDLTLVNDDNIREARHKIAYDLWEAANDPELISRMGMFVPPKATTSPTVEIV; translated from the exons ATGGCATATGAGTTTCCACAACGCATACTTGAAGAAGGATCTGAGACGCAAATTGATAAGATTAACAACACATGTAGACTTACAATTCTGGAGGAAGTGAAGGGTGTTCTCAACATTGAGTATGACGAAGTTTTGAAAGATCCTGTCTTCGGTCCGCTTTTGGCAATCATAGAGAACAAGCTCATCTACTCAGGGAAGATCATTCACAGCTTCATATGCAAGCAGCTCAAGGTTTCGAAGCTTCACGAGCTGTGGTTTCTATTTGCAAAGAGGCCTCTTAGGTTTTCTGCGCAAGAATTTCATGCTGTGACAGGATTGAAGTTCAAAGATGAACCTGACATAAACTTCAATGATTGGAAAGATGATAAGGGGTTCTGGAGCAATGTGCTGAGGAAAAATAGAAAGGTCAACTTATTCATGATAAGGACGAAGCTTCTTCACGAATGCAACAAGTGGACGTATGTGGACAGGGTTAGGCTAGTGTATCTATGTGTCATACATGGATTCCTCATAGCTAAGGATTCAAGAGTGTTCATCCCTCATGAATACATCCGTTTGGTGATGGATTTTGAGAAGATGAGGATGTATCTGTGGGGTCTTCACGCGTATGACGAGCTGCTTGCATCAACACTCAAAGCAAGGAGAGATTTGCATCTGAAGAACAGTTACGTGTTGGATGGATTCTCCTATGCGTTTCAGATATGGGTTATGGAGGCAATCCCAGACATTGGTAGTATGGTgggtaaaaagataaaaaaaaacatgaccaAAGTGAGATGTAGGAATTGGAAAGGAAGTGGGAAAGTTTCCTATGCAGATATCAGCAGCCTAGAGTCCCACTTTAATAAG GGAGAGCTGTTCCCATTTATATCTACTACTGGGAACAATGATGTGGTTGTTAGCACTGAGTTCTATAGGGAAgatgagaagaaagatgaaCGA GATTGGACGGAATTCGTATGGGAAGTCGAGGCTTTGCCTCCAACTTTGGAGCTTTCTGATTCAGAAAAGGATGGAGAGAATGTTGAAGTCGAAGATGTCACAGATACACATGTAGAGGAACCGGCTGTTGTTGCAAGAAGGGGCAAGCGTAAGCTAAATGATCCTGGTGCGGAGGCTCGAAAGAAAGAATTGCTTTGTCAACGGGCGGGTGAACATAACACTGGTATCTCCAGTGGAATGATGACTTTCATTGAAGGTTTGTTCACCTCTGCTTTCAACTCTTTCAAGGAGGTGGTGCAGAATGACATCCAAGAGCGTTTTGAGAACGTTCAGAAAGAGATGGCCGAGCTCAAGCAAGCGGTGTCACAGATTCCGGGTCCTTTAGTTACATTGGGAAAAGACAGCGCATCTAAGATTCCTTGTCCTTCAGCAACAATGGGGAAATCATCACAGAGTCTGTGTCCTGCAGCAACAAAGGAAAAAGGCAAAGGTAAGGTTGAGGAGAGTGTGGTTTCTCCTACGGTTCGTCGTAGCCCTCGGCAAGGAAGAAAG GAGATTGAAACCGAAACTGATGATATGATGGATTTTTTGAAGAATTTTTCACAATCATCTACCCATGGGGAACTTTCAtcgaaaaaagaagaaatgagCACACAAGAGTATTTACAAGACGCCATGGGGAACCTTTCTCAA CCTGGAGATTGGAGAACACCCACTCTCAAAGATATGGAATTACCTGAGGACCGGGTGAACGACGACGACTACTCATTAGTGTTTGTCCCTGAGGATTCATGGGCCAAACTGATTCATTGGTGCTCAACTACCAAACA GTACCTTAAAATTGGACCTTCTATGTACACAACTAAGTTAGCAGAACGTGTTATGGGACCTGCAGTGTGGCTGCAAAATCAA AATTCTTACATAGAGTTCAAGAAAGACAGAAAAAAATTCAGGGTAGAAGGACTACTCCACCAATACGGAATTGGTGAACTTCCTTCACACGGACGAACAAGATCAGTGTGGGATCTTGATGTCAATTGTATGTATGTGCCTCTTCTTGTACACGGTAACCACTGGATCTCTATGTGTGTTAACTTTGTTACTCGTTCCATAGAAGTTTTTGACTGTGCGGGACTGAAACACAACAAGGACTTGGAGCCATTTGCCCATCTCATCCCTAGAATTGTTAAAGCCGTGCAGTCTTCAGAGAAGAGGGGATTTACCGTAAAGCCCTATGATGTCACTTACGCTCCAATGCCCTTCTTCCTAAACAAGACTAGCAGCGATTGTGGAGTATATGCATTGAAGCACATTGAAGCACAACTTCTAGGCATGGACTTAACGTTGGTGAATGACGACAACATTCGTGAAGCTCGCCACAAGATTGCTTATGACCTATGGGAAGCTGCTAATGATCCTGAGCTTATTTCGAGAATGGGAATGTTTGTTCCTCCGAAGGCTACAACTTCTCCTACGGTTGAGATTGTATAA